One Symphalangus syndactylus isolate Jambi chromosome 9, NHGRI_mSymSyn1-v2.1_pri, whole genome shotgun sequence DNA segment encodes these proteins:
- the LOC129490703 gene encoding speedy protein E18-like produces the protein MDRTETRFPERGQITGKIMTSRQPHPQDEQSPQRSTSGYPLQEVVVDELSVPSAPGVDPSPPCRSLCWKKKREWSDESEEEPEKELAPEPEETWVVETLCGLKMKLKRKRVLPVLPEHHEAFNRLLAPGVDPSPPCRSLCWKRKRERSDESQESSSEEPQKELAPEPEETWVADTLCGLKMKLKRKRVSLVLPEHHEAFNRLLEDTVIQRFLAWDKDLRASDKYLLAMVIAYFSRAGLLSWQYQRIHFFLALYLANDMEEDDEAPKQNIIYFLYGKTRSHIPLFHKRRSQLRRSMNWRARKNRSQIALFQELRFQFFCSMRYRAWVSPEELEEIQAYDPEHWVWARNRARLH, from the exons ATGGACAGAACAGAGACTAGGTTCCCTGAGAGGGGACAGATTACGGGAAAGATCATGACCAGCCGTCAACCGCATCCCCAGGATGAGCAGAGCCCCCAGCGGAGCACCTCGGGGTACCCcctccaggaggtggtggttgacGAATTGTCGGTACCATCAG CCCCTGGGGTAGATCCCAGCCCCCCATGTAGGTCACTTTGCTGGAAAAAGAAGAGGGAGTGGTCCGACGAATCTGAGGAGGAGCCAGAGAAGGAGCTCGCCCCTGAGCCTGAGGAGACCTGGGTGGTGGAGACGCTGTGTGGCCTCAAGATGAAGCTCAAGCGAAAGCGAGTGTTGCCCGTGCTCCCTGAGCACCACGAGGCCTTCAACAGGCTGCTTG CCCCTGGGGTAGATCCCAGCCCCCCATGTAGGTCCCTTTGCtggaaaaggaagagggagaggtcGGACGAATCTCAGGAGTCGTCATCGGAGGAGCCACAGAAGGAGCTTGCCCCTGAGCCTGAGGAGACCTGGGTGGCGGACACGCTGTGTGGCCTCAAGATGAAGCTCAAGCGAAAGCGAGTGTCGCTGGTGCTCCCTGAGCACCACGAGGCCTTCAACAGGTTGCTTG AGGATACTGTCATTCAAAGATTCCTGGCCTGGGACAAAGACCTGAGGGCGTCGGACAAG TATCTCCTGGCTATGGTCATAGCGTATTTTAGCCGGGCCGGCCTCCTCTCCTGGCAGTACCAACGCATTCATTTCTTCCTGGCTCT CTACCTGGCCAATGACATGGAGGAGGACGACGAGGCCCCCAAACAAAACATCATCTACTTCCTGTACGGGAAGACCCGCTCTCATATACCCTTGTTCCATAAGCGTCGGTCCCAGTTACGCCGTTCCATGAACTGGAGGGCCAGGAAGAACCGCTCTCAGATAGCCTTGTTCCAGGAGCTTCGGTTCCAGTTCTTCTGTTCCATGCGCTACAGGGCTTGGGTTTCCCCGGAGGAGttggaggag ATCCAGGCTTATGACCCAGAACACTGGGTGTGGGCACGAAATCGCGCCCGCCTTCACTAG